TTTCGCAGACATCGAAGCCGGACATGTCAGGCAGGCGCACGTCCAGCACGACCAGGTCGACCGGCTTGACCTCGACCAGCTCCAGCGCCTCCCGGCCGGTCTCCGCCTCCACGACGGCGTAACCCGCCCGGCTGAGCCAGCTGACCAGCAGGTAGCGCTTGGTCGGATTGTCATCGACGACCAGCACGGTCGCCGGGTCGACGTGCACCCGTCTCACCCCTCGTCACGCTGGGCCGGTGCCGGGGGCATCGGCCGGCGCGGCAGCACGACGGTGAACACGCTGCCCTTCCCGGGCTCGCTGGACAGGCGCAACGAGCCACCGAGCAGCGTGACCAACCGCTGCGCGTAGGGCAGGCCGAGACCGGTCCCGGTGCGGCCGACGGAGCTGCCGGGCACCTGGTAGAACTCCTCGAAGATGCGCTCGTGCAGCTCCGGCGGGATGCCGATGCCGGTGTCGGCGACCTCGATCTCCCAGCCGTCCTGCCCGGTCGCGGCGCGCAGCGACATCGACACCGTGCCCCGCTCGGTGAACTTGATCGCGTTGGTCAGCAGATTGCGCAGCACCTGGGCGAGCAGCGCCTCGTCCGTGGTCAGGGTGGACCCGGTCGGCGGGTCCTCCACCACCAGCCCCACGCCGGGCCGGGTGATGATGGCGCGGGCGGTGCCGCGCAGCTGGCCGAACAGCGCGCGCAGGTCCACGTCGGTCCAGACCGGCTCCAGCCGGCCGGCCTCCGCCTTGGCCAGGTCGAGCAGGTCGTTGACCAGCGTGAGCAGGTCGGTCGCGGAACCGCGGATCAGGTCGACGTGCCGGGTCTGCTCGTCGGTGAGCGGGTCGGAGCCGGAGTCGGCGAGCAGCCGGGTCAGGCCGATGACCGCGGTGACCGGCGCGCGCAGCTCGTGGCTGACGTTCGCCAGGAACCGGCTCTTCGCCTCGCTGGCCGCCTTGAGCTGAGCGGACTTCTCGTCCAGCTCGTTGTAGAGCGCGACCACGCCGCGGTTGGTCTCCTCAAGCTCCTGGGACAGCTCGTTGTAGAGCGCCATCACGCCCTGGTTCGTCTCGGCCAGCTCGTCGCGCTGGGCCCGGACCTCCTCCAGCGCGGACATCAGCTCGCGGTTCTGCACGGCGAGCTCGTCCAGTGGCGTACCCGGCTCGTTGGCGGCCACCTCCCGGCGCAGGTTCGCGATGTGTTCCTCGGTCAACGGCACGGCACCGATCGGAAGCCGGCTGACCAGCCGTACGCGCGTGGCGTGCTCGTCACCGTCGACCTCCAAACTGTGGACCAGCCGGCCCGCGGGCCCGCCCTTCAACATCGCAGCCGCCCCCGGACCGGCGACAATCTCTACCACCAGCCTAGGAGGTGTGGCCGTCAGCGCAACAAATGCCACGTCGGCGTCGCCGGGAACCGGCAGCAGCAGGCGGGCGACGTCGCTGAGCGCGGTCGCGAGCCGGATCTGATCCTGGTGCTCGAGCCCGACCGCGGCTGCCACCTCGCGACCGCGCTGCCGGATCACGAAGATGTCGTGCTCACGACGCAGCGCCATCCTCAGCAGCACGAATTCGCTCATGACGGCAGTCTCGCAGCCAGCACGCACGCGTCGTCACGCCGCACGCCGGCGTCGCGCAGCACGGTGGCCGCTATCAGCACCGGCGCGGCCGTGTTCAGCCCCGGATAGTCGGCGGGCTGCCAGCGGTCCACCACGCCGTCCGAGTGCATCACCACGGCGGCGGACGGGCCGATCGGGTACTCGTACTCCCGGACCTGGCGGCGCTGGTGACCGGCGATGCCGGGCAACGAGATCATGCCGCGGCGGCTGATCCCGTCCACGATCGTGCCCGCGATGTTCCCCAGCCCGGCGTAGCGCACCAGGCCGGCGGCCGCGTCCAGCTCCGCGACCGCGACCGCCGCACCGCGGGTGTGCGCGATCGCGCGGTGCACGGTCTCGACCAGCGCCGCCGGCGGTACGGCCGGCGCGGCCCGGAACGCGTTGACCGCGGCCTGACTGGCGGTGGCGGCCAGCGGGCCGTGCCCGAGACCGTCGCTGACCAGCACCTGGTGCCGGCCGTCGGCGACCCGGATGGCGTAGCCGTCGCCACTGACCGCCTCGCCGGTGATCGGGCGGCTGGCCCCGGCCGCCCAGGCCGGCTCCGGCACGTCACCCGGCCACACCTGCACGGCCACCGTCGTGCCGCGGCCCGGCACCGAGTGCATGTCGTACCAGCCGGCCTGCCGGACGATGGCGCCGAGCCCGATGCCGAGCGTGCCGGCGGTGGAGTGCCCGTCCCGGATGAAGCGGGACAGGTCCGCCATGCCGGGGCCGGAGTCGACGGCGACCAGCTCGACGCCGGCCGTGTCCGCGTTGCGCACCGGACGCAGCAGCAGCGTGCCGTCGACCGCATGCTTGAGCAGGTTGCTGGTCAGCTCCGCGGTCACGATCGACAGGTCGGAGGCGGCCCTCTCGGGCAGTGCGAGCATCTCGGCCAGCCGGTCGGCGGCACGGCGCACCGTCGACGCCACGCTGGAGTTGTCGATGCGGAACCAGGTGCCCTCGTCGGACATGTGCGCCCCTCTAACGTTCAGTGCCCGAGGGGTCGCCTCAGCGCGCCCACTTGGTCACCGTGATGCGGGTGCCTTCGCCGACCGCTGTCTCGATGTCGAACTCGTCCACCAGCCGCCGCGACCCGCTCAGCCCGAGCCCCAGGCCGCCGCCGGTGGTGTAGCCGTCGGTGAGCGCGAGGTCGAGGTCGGCGATGCCGGGACCCTGGTCACTGAAGACTATTCGTACACCGCGCCGTCGCCCGTTGTCGACGACGGTCACCTCGACCGTGCCGCCACCGCCGTAGACGAGCGTGTTGCGGGCCAGCTCGCTGGCGGCCGTGACCAGCTTGGTCTGGTCCACCAGGGAGAGCTTGACCTTGACCGCCACGGTACGGGTGAGCTGCCGGACGCGGACCACGTCCTCGTCGCTGGAGATCACGAGCGTGCCGCCGGCATCCGCGGCGCCGGCGAAGCCCATGGTCACGACGTCACCGCCGTCCCATCCTCCGCGGGCTGCTCGTCGTCGTCCTCGCCGTCGAGAAGGTCCTCTTCCTCGCGCGCCCGGGCGAGCAGCTCCATGCCGCGCTCCACGTTCAGAGCGGTGCGGATGCCGTTCAGCGACAGGCCCAGCTCGACCAGCGTGATCGCCACGGCCGGGCGCATGCCGACCACCACGGTCTCGGCGTCCAGCACCTTCGAGATCGCGGCGATCGTGGAGAGCATCCGGCCGACGAACGAATCGACGATGTCCAGCGCGGTGATGTCGATGATCACGCCGTGCACGCCGGTCTGAACGATCCGCTCGGAGAGGTCCTCCTGCAGCTGCAGCGCGATCTGGTCCTCCATGTCGACCTGGATCGACACCAGGAGGAAGTCCCCGATCTTGAGGACCGGTACGCGCTCCATCAGTGCTCCCGCCGGGCCGAGCCGCGGCGGGTCACGTCGGCGCCGGTGCGGCGCAGCGCGTGCCGGAGCGCGTCGGCCAGCGTGGCCTTCGTCGCGATGTCACCGAACTCGATGCCGAGCGCCACGATCGTCTGCGCGATCTGCGGCCGGATGCCGGAGATGATGCACTCCGCACCCATCAGCCGCGCCGCGACCACGGTCTTCAGCACGTGCTGGGCGACCTGGGTGTCGACCGCCGGGACGCCGGTGATGTCGATGATCGCGTACGGCGAGCCGGTGTCGACCAGCGTCTGCAGCAGGCGCTCCATCACCACCTGGGCGCGGGCCGAGTCGAGCGTGCCGACCAGCGGGACCGCGACCACGCCGTCCCACAGCTTGACCACCGGCGTGGCCAGCTCCAGCAGCTGCTCCGCCTGGTCCGCGATGACCTCCTCGCGGGCCTGCGCGTACGTCGCGAACGTGAACAGGCCCAGCTCGTCGACGAGCCCGGAGAACGCAATGAAGTCGCTCATCGACTCCGCGGTGTCGTACGCGTTCGTGGCGACCGAGAACGCCTCCTTGACCGCGAAGATGCTGACCGCGGTCTCGGTGGAGGTGAAGCCCTGCAACGCCCGGGAACGGGACATCTCCGCCAGCAGCGCGCGCACCTCGGCGCCGTCGTTGCCCTCCAGCCGCGTGCCACCGCCGGCCAGCAGGTCGCGCAGTGATCTGAACAACTCACGGATCTGCCGGTCGAGCTCGCCCTGGCTGAGGCGCCCGCGCAGGGTGACCCCGACCTCACGGACCCACAACTGGGAGATCTGGTCCTCGTGCTCGTCGAGCCGGGCGGTGAGCCGGCTCGCCGCCTCCGCGCTGAGCGCCACGTTCGCCTCCTGATCAGCTCCGTGGGCATGCCGTCCGGAGACTCGGTACCTGGGGATCACTCAGTTGACCGACCGGTGGGACACTATCACCGGAGCGAAGACGGTTAGTTGCTCGACGCCAAGTATCTGGCATCCGCCTCACACTGCAAGCATGCCGCCGGTGGAGTAGCGTTTCGTCCATAACAGGAGGTCGGCTAAATGTCCTTGACGGTCAAGACCGAACAGCGCGATGACGTCGTCGTCGTGTCGGTCGCAGGTGAGCTCGACATGGCCACCGCCCCGCAGCTGCAGGATCAGATCACCGACCTGTTGGAGAAGGGCCGCACCCGGCTCGTCTTCGACCTGGCGGAGGTGTCGTTCTGCGACTCGACCGGCCTGTCCGTCTTCGTCCGCGCCAAGAACAGCACGGATGACAGCGGCGGCCTGGTCCGGCTCGCGGCGCCGCAGCGTGGCGTCCTGCGCATCCTCGAGGTGAGCGGCCTGGTCGAGGTGCTCCAGACGTACCCGACCGTGGACGAGGCCGTGGACGGCGCGCCGGCCTCGGCCTGACGCGCCGCCGGGACGTTCCGCTACCGCTCGGTGATCGTGGCGGCGGTCACCGAGTTGTCGTCGCCCGCGGTCCCCTCGACGGTGACGGTGTCACCCTCGGCCAGGTCGCTGAGGGTGCCGTCGGCCGACGTGCGCACCGCGGTGCCGTCCGAGGTCCGCACCGTGACGGTCCGGCCGTCGGCTGTGACGATGTACACGGTGGTGCCGTTCACCAGCTTCACGGTGCCCTCCGTGGTATCGCCGCCGCTCTCGGCCGCCGGATCCGAGCCCTGCTCGGCTGCTTGATCCGAGCCCTGCTCGGTCTCCTGCGCACCGCCGCCCGAGCGCCCCTGGAAACCGGCCGCGCCACCGGGGAACGTCGCCCCGCCGCCCGGCACCGTGGCCGGGCCCCAGCGCTGCTGGATCTCGACGCCCGCCATGACGCCGCCGCCCAGCAGCAGCACGGCCGTCAGGACCGGCGTCCACCGGTTCCACCACTGTCTCGGCGCGACCGCGGCCAGCTCCGCCGCCAGCCCGGCGTCGGCCGGCTCCGGGCTCGCCGGCACGGCCGTGTCCGTACCCCGGTGCTTCGATCGTCTGAAAGCCATCGTGACCTGCGTTCCTATTCGTAGCGGAGTGCGTCGATCGGGCGGAGGCGCGCGGCCCGGCTCGCCGGGTAGCCGCCGAAGAACAGGCCGATCGCCACGGAGACGCCGAGCGCGAGGAAGACCGAGCTCGGCACGATGACCGGCTGGACACCGGCGATCTCGAACCGGCTGCCGAGCACCGCGATCAGCACGCCCAGGCCGCCGCCGGTCAGGCTCAGGATCGTGGCCTCGGCGAGGAACTGGGTCAGGATCACCCGGCGGGGCGCGCCGAGCGCCTTGCGGATGCCGATCTCCCGGGTCCGTTCGGTGACCGTGACCAGCATGATGTTCGTGATGCCGATGCCGCCGACCAGCAGCGAGATGCCGGCCACCGCGCCGAGCAGCACGGTGAACGTGTCCGCGGTCTCGGTCTGCGTCTCCAGCAGCTGCGACGCGTTCTGGATCCGGTACGGCGCGGTGTCCCCGTCCGCGACCTTCAGCCGCTGGTCGAGGATCGTGGCGATCTCGTTCTGCGCCGCGGTGACCCGGTCGGCGGAGACCGCCTCCACCACGATCGAGCTGAGCGAGCCGTACCCGGCGAGCGTCTGCTGCACCGCGGTGAGCGGCGCGATCGCGAGATCGTTCGCGTCCTGCACGCCGGACGAGGGCTTCTCGGCCAGCACGCCGACCACGGTGAACAGCGCGCCGCCGACCGTGACCTGCTCGCCCACCGGGTCGACGCCCGCGAACAGCTCCTCCGCCACGGTCTGCCCGATCACGGTCACCCGCCGGCCCTGCGACACGTCCGCGTCGGTGAACGCGGCACCCCGGTCGATCTCGTAGGACTGCGCGGCCAGGTAACCGCTGCCGGTGCCGATGAACTGACTGATCTCGTGGTCGGTGCCGTCGTAGGTGAGCGTGCCGGACGCGCTGACCACCGGCGAGACCGACCGTACGTCCGGCGCCAGCGTCCCGTCCCGCAACGCCTCCGCGATCTCTGGGGTCAGCGCCGTGTTCGTGGCGCCGCCGCGGTTCGTGCTCAGCACCGTGATCGTGTTCGTGCCCAGCGCGGAGATCTGGCTGGTGATCGCGGCCGCGGAGCCGTTGCCGACCGCGACCAGCAGGATGACGGCCGCGACGCCGATCAGGATGCCGAGCGTGGTGAGCGCGGAACGCAGCTTGTTCGCGGTCACGCCCCGGACGGCGAACGTCAGGATCTCCCAGGTGCTCACCGGCGGTTCCTCTCGTCGGACCGGACCTGGCCGTCGAGGAGCCGGATCAGCCGCCCGGCCCGCGCGCCCACCTCGGCCTCGTGCGTGATCAGCACGATCGTCCGGCCCCGCGCGTGCAGGTCGTCGAAGATGCTCAGCACGTCCGCGGTGGAACGGCTGTCCAGGTTTCCGGTGGGCTCGTCCGCCAGCAGCAGCGCCGGCTCGGTGACCAGCGCGCGGGCCACCGCCACGCGCTGCTGCTGGCCGCCGGAGAGCTGGTTCGGCTCGTGACCGGCCCGGGCGGCGAGGCCGACCAGGTCCAGCGCGGCCAGGGCACGCCGGCGGCGCACGGCCGGCCGCACACCCGCGTAGGCGAG
This genomic window from Catenuloplanes niger contains:
- a CDS encoding sensor histidine kinase; translated protein: MSEFVLLRMALRREHDIFVIRQRGREVAAAVGLEHQDQIRLATALSDVARLLLPVPGDADVAFVALTATPPRLVVEIVAGPGAAAMLKGGPAGRLVHSLEVDGDEHATRVRLVSRLPIGAVPLTEEHIANLRREVAANEPGTPLDELAVQNRELMSALEEVRAQRDELAETNQGVMALYNELSQELEETNRGVVALYNELDEKSAQLKAASEAKSRFLANVSHELRAPVTAVIGLTRLLADSGSDPLTDEQTRHVDLIRGSATDLLTLVNDLLDLAKAEAGRLEPVWTDVDLRALFGQLRGTARAIITRPGVGLVVEDPPTGSTLTTDEALLAQVLRNLLTNAIKFTERGTVSMSLRAATGQDGWEIEVADTGIGIPPELHERIFEEFYQVPGSSVGRTGTGLGLPYAQRLVTLLGGSLRLSSEPGKGSVFTVVLPRRPMPPAPAQRDEG
- a CDS encoding anti-sigma regulatory factor; the protein is MGFAGAADAGGTLVISSDEDVVRVRQLTRTVAVKVKLSLVDQTKLVTAASELARNTLVYGGGGTVEVTVVDNGRRRGVRIVFSDQGPGIADLDLALTDGYTTGGGLGLGLSGSRRLVDEFDIETAVGEGTRITVTKWAR
- a CDS encoding STAS domain-containing protein — protein: MSLTVKTEQRDDVVVVSVAGELDMATAPQLQDQITDLLEKGRTRLVFDLAEVSFCDSTGLSVFVRAKNSTDDSGGLVRLAAPQRGVLRILEVSGLVEVLQTYPTVDEAVDGAPASA
- a CDS encoding SpoIIE family protein phosphatase encodes the protein MSDEGTWFRIDNSSVASTVRRAADRLAEMLALPERAASDLSIVTAELTSNLLKHAVDGTLLLRPVRNADTAGVELVAVDSGPGMADLSRFIRDGHSTAGTLGIGLGAIVRQAGWYDMHSVPGRGTTVAVQVWPGDVPEPAWAAGASRPITGEAVSGDGYAIRVADGRHQVLVSDGLGHGPLAATASQAAVNAFRAAPAVPPAALVETVHRAIAHTRGAAVAVAELDAAAGLVRYAGLGNIAGTIVDGISRRGMISLPGIAGHQRRQVREYEYPIGPSAAVVMHSDGVVDRWQPADYPGLNTAAPVLIAATVLRDAGVRRDDACVLAARLPS
- a CDS encoding STAS domain-containing protein, which gives rise to MERVPVLKIGDFLLVSIQVDMEDQIALQLQEDLSERIVQTGVHGVIIDITALDIVDSFVGRMLSTIAAISKVLDAETVVVGMRPAVAITLVELGLSLNGIRTALNVERGMELLARAREEEDLLDGEDDDEQPAEDGTAVTS
- a CDS encoding ABC transporter permease, translated to MSTWEILTFAVRGVTANKLRSALTTLGILIGVAAVILLVAVGNGSAAAITSQISALGTNTITVLSTNRGGATNTALTPEIAEALRDGTLAPDVRSVSPVVSASGTLTYDGTDHEISQFIGTGSGYLAAQSYEIDRGAAFTDADVSQGRRVTVIGQTVAEELFAGVDPVGEQVTVGGALFTVVGVLAEKPSSGVQDANDLAIAPLTAVQQTLAGYGSLSSIVVEAVSADRVTAAQNEIATILDQRLKVADGDTAPYRIQNASQLLETQTETADTFTVLLGAVAGISLLVGGIGITNIMLVTVTERTREIGIRKALGAPRRVILTQFLAEATILSLTGGGLGVLIAVLGSRFEIAGVQPVIVPSSVFLALGVSVAIGLFFGGYPASRAARLRPIDALRYE
- a CDS encoding STAS domain-containing protein yields the protein MALSAEAASRLTARLDEHEDQISQLWVREVGVTLRGRLSQGELDRQIRELFRSLRDLLAGGGTRLEGNDGAEVRALLAEMSRSRALQGFTSTETAVSIFAVKEAFSVATNAYDTAESMSDFIAFSGLVDELGLFTFATYAQAREEVIADQAEQLLELATPVVKLWDGVVAVPLVGTLDSARAQVVMERLLQTLVDTGSPYAIIDITGVPAVDTQVAQHVLKTVVAARLMGAECIISGIRPQIAQTIVALGIEFGDIATKATLADALRHALRRTGADVTRRGSARREH